TTTATAAAAATGAGTGGTTTAGATGATTATTTTAAACTGCGTAAAGTTAGTGTGATTAGAAAGATTTGCAAGGTGGTAGTGGGGAAAATAGGCTTATCGGACAAAAAAGAAGGGGTTCATTTATTCTCTCCCGATCTGTCCTGCTATTGCATACCTACCATCTATTAAGCATAATGTTTCTCTGATGTTTTTGGCTTAACCAAAAACCGCATAACAGGAAAAGTTGTGATGACTAAAATGGCAAAGGTAATTTCAAAAAAGTAAAACCACTCTACGTAGCTTTCATCCTGAATGATGTAGCGCACCAAAGCATCCAGTACAAAGGTAATTGCCATTACTGCCAGTGCAGAGAGTAAGCCTGCTTTGGGGCGGGTATATAGCAAAATGAGCACGGCTGGTACTATAATGAAGCCTAATGCATCGTACCAGATGTTAATTATAAAAGGCACATCTCTGGAGAAGAAACCCATCTGAAAAACTTCTGCTATATGATAAATGAGCATGGTAAGAAAACCGGCAGTATAGAAAAAAATGATGCCTTTGGCGTATAATGGGTAGTTAGCAAATTTACGAACCATCTTTATATCTGTTAAAATGTAAAACATGCTAGAGTCTATATGCTAACTAAAAAAAAAGCCGACAGTTTATGACTGCCGGCTCCTTATATATAAAGAACATTTTCTCTTCTATTAGATACCTAACAGCAGGCGAGAAGGGTCTTCAATAAGTTCCTTAATTCTATATAGGAAGCTAACAGACTCACGACCATCAATTACACGGTGATCATAAGACAGGGCTACGTACATTACCGGGCGGATTTCTACCTGGCCATTAACCGCAACTGGGCGCTCTACTATATTATGCATTCCTAATATAGCTGACTGAGGCTGATTAATGATAGGTGTAGAAAGCATAGAGCCGAATATCCCTCCATTAGTAATGGTAAAAGTACCACCTGTCATTTCGTCTATGCTAAGCTTACCGTCACGAGCTTTTTTTGCTAGTCTTACTACTTCTTTTTCAATGTTATCAAAGCTTAATTCTTCTGCATTACGAATTACTGGTACTACCAAACCTTTAGGGCTGGATACCGCAATTGACACATCGCAGTAGTCATTATAAACTAGCTCTTCCCCATCTATAAAAGCATTTACTGCAGGCCACTCCTGAAGGGCAAGGCAAGCAGCTTTGGTAAAGAAAGACATAAAGCCAAGATTGACTTCATACTTTTCTTTGAATGCTTCTTTGTATTTTTTACGCAAATCCATCACCGGCTTCATGTCTACCTCATTAAAGGTAGTAAGCATAGCGGTTTCGTTTTTAGCAGCTACCAGTCTACGGCTGATAGTTTTGCGCAGGCTACTCATTTTTTCACGACGCTGCTGACGATTGTCAGACTGCTTAGGAGCACTTTCGGCAGGATCATTTTGCTCTGCTCCGGCAGGTTTAGCCTGCTCTTTAGCAGGGGTAGATTTACTTTCAGCAGGGGCAGTTTTTTGAGCTTTTTCAGCATCTTCTTTAGTAATGCGTCCGTCTATGCCCGTACCTTTTACTTGCTTAGGTTCTATACCTTTTTCGCTCAAAATTTTTGCGGCAGCTGGAGAAGCATGCCCGGTAGCATAGGTTTCGCGGCCATTGCTAGTGGGAGTACTCTCAGAGCTACTATCAGATGGAGAGCTAGAAGATGAACTTTTAGAGGGAGCTGCTGATCCATCACTTTCGATTACACATGCCAAAGCTCCTATCTCTAATGTCTCGCCAGCAGGAGCCTTAATACGCAGCACCCCTGTAGCCTCTGCAGTAAGTTCAAAAGTAGCCTTATCAGATTCAATTTCAGCAATTACTTCATCCATTTCTACCTCATCGCCATCTTCTTTGAGCCATTCGGAGATAGTAACTTCTGTAATAGATTCACCAACAGCAGGAATTTTCATCTCGATATTCTGCGCCTCTCCGCTTCCTTTCTGCTCCGTGCTCTCTTCTTTATCGGCAGGAGCTGAAGTACTCTCAGCGCTTTCTTGTCCGTTTTCGTTAGCAGAAGTATCAATCTCACAAATTACTGTTCCTATCTCTACGGTTTCTCCCGCTTCAGTTTTGATGTGGAGAATGCCTGCTTGTTCAGCATTTAATTCAAAAGTAGCCTTATCAGACTCTAGTTCAGCTATAACTTCGTCCATCTCGACGTAATCACCTTCTTTTTTGGTCCATTCGGCGATGGTAACCTCTGTGATAGATTCGCCGACGGTAGGAACTTTAATTTCTAAGCTCATATAAACTGTTGGTTATGTTTTTTATGGCGGACAACCTTATTTACGCAAACGCTTTATTTAGGATTTCTTCTTGTTCTTTGGCATGCATCTTACCATAGCCGGTAGCCGGAGAAGCCGCAGCCTTACGCGAAATGATTTCCATCTCTACCTGACGGTAAGTTCTGAGAATATAAGTCCAGTAGCCCATATTTTCGGGTTCTTCCTGTACCCAGTAAATTTTAGCCTCCTTGTACTTCATCAGCTCCTTGGTTACCTGCTTTTCAGGGAAGGGGTGAAGCTGTTCTATACGGATGATAGCCACATCTTTACGCTTGTCTTTCTCTCTTTTCTCAGCCAGGTCGTAGTAAATTTTACCAGAGCAGAGTAATACCTTTTTAACAGATTTTTGAGGAGAAGCTACCTTGTCGGGTAATACCTCCTGAAACCTGCCAGAAGTAAATTCTTCTACCGGAGATACCACTTTAGGGTGACGCAACAATGACTTAGGCGACATAACCACTAAGGGCTTTCTAAAGGGCCAGGCAAGTTGTCGGCGTAGTGCATGGAAGAAGTTAGAAGGCTCGGTAATGTTGGCAACTATAATATTGTAGTCTGCACTAAGCTGAAGAAACCTCTCCGGACGAGCGTTAGAGTGCTCAGGCCCCTGTCCTTCGTAACCATGAGGCAGCAATAAAACTACGCCGCTCATTCTTCTCCATTTTGTTTCTGAGGTAGTGATAAACTGATCTATCATTACCTGTGCTCCGTTAGCAAAGTCTCCAAACTGAGCCTCCCAAATTACCAGCGCATTAGGGTTAGCCATAGCATACCCAAACTCAAAACCCAGGGCTCCATACTCAGATAGAAGAGAGTTATAAATTCTAAACTGCTCCTGTTCCTTATCTATATGGTTAAGGTTGGTGTAAGGCTCGTTGCTCTCCGCATCGTGTATTACCGCATGGCGGTGAGAAAAAGTTCCTCTTTCAGTATCCTGTCCGGCAATACGAACAATTTTATTTTCTAAGAGGATAGATCCGTAAGCCATAAGCTCCGCGGCAGCCCAGTTAAGCTGTTTCTGCTTAAAGAACATATCTTTGCGTAGCTTAAACTGCTTTTCTATCTGTTTGATCGGCTTAAAGCCTTTAGGTAGAGTAGTTAAAGCTTTCGCTATTTTGTCAATAGCTTCCTGTTGTATGCCTGTTTCAGGAGATTGATCAAAATCTTCTGGTTTAGACTTACGCATATCTTTCCACTCCAGCTCCAGGGGTTGGTATTCGTAAGGTAGAGGATTCTGCTTTACCATGTTGAGACGATCCTGCAGCAGCCCTCTGAACTCCTTGTCCATGTTTTGAGCCAGCTTAGCATCCACATCACCACGTTCTATAAGCTTTTTGTTGTATACCTCTCTGGGGTTAGGGTGTTTAGAGATAATATTGTAAAGTGAAGGCTGAGTAAACTTAGGCTCATCACTCTCGTTATGGCCATGGCGGCGGTAGCACACCATATCAATAAATATATCCTTATGAAACTTCTGGCGAAACTCCACAGCAAGCTTTACGCAGTATAGTACCGCTTCAGGGTCATCACCATTAACATGCAGTACAGGAGAGTCAATGACCTTAGCCACATCTGATGAATAGATAGAAGAGCGTGCATCATCAAAGTCAGTGGTAAAACCCACCTGATTATTAATAATAAAGTGGATGGTTCCTCCGGTGTGGTATCCATCCAGCTGAGACATCTGTGCTACTTCATACACTACTCCCTGGCCGGCAAGTGCCGCATCTCCATGAATAAGGATAGGTAGAACTTTGTCGTAATCGTTTTCGTATTGGCGGTCTGCCTTAGCACGTACAAAACCTTCTACTACCGGGTCTACAGCCTCTAGGTGAGAAGGGTTAGGCGAAAGCTTAACGTTTACCTTGTTGCCAGAAGCAGTAGTAATTTCACTAGAGTAACCGAGGTGGTACTTTACATCACCATCACCGTGCGCTAATTCCGGCTCTGCCGTACCTTCAAATTCATTAAATATCTGCTCATAGGTTTT
This window of the Porifericola rhodea genome carries:
- the odhB gene encoding 2-oxoglutarate dehydrogenase complex dihydrolipoyllysine-residue succinyltransferase — its product is MSLEIKVPTVGESITEVTIAEWTKKEGDYVEMDEVIAELESDKATFELNAEQAGILHIKTEAGETVEIGTVICEIDTSANENGQESAESTSAPADKEESTEQKGSGEAQNIEMKIPAVGESITEVTISEWLKEDGDEVEMDEVIAEIESDKATFELTAEATGVLRIKAPAGETLEIGALACVIESDGSAAPSKSSSSSSPSDSSSESTPTSNGRETYATGHASPAAAKILSEKGIEPKQVKGTGIDGRITKEDAEKAQKTAPAESKSTPAKEQAKPAGAEQNDPAESAPKQSDNRQQRREKMSSLRKTISRRLVAAKNETAMLTTFNEVDMKPVMDLRKKYKEAFKEKYEVNLGFMSFFTKAACLALQEWPAVNAFIDGEELVYNDYCDVSIAVSSPKGLVVPVIRNAEELSFDNIEKEVVRLAKKARDGKLSIDEMTGGTFTITNGGIFGSMLSTPIINQPQSAILGMHNIVERPVAVNGQVEIRPVMYVALSYDHRVIDGRESVSFLYRIKELIEDPSRLLLGI
- a CDS encoding 2-oxoglutarate dehydrogenase E1 component, translated to MDKYSYISNADVGYIDELYKSYQQDPSSVDESWQKFFEGYNFSRERFNGSAEDDAALDAAVNDGEIDAREAKTLRLIRNYRRRGHLESTTNPVRKRRDRNAQLGIEHFGLTEADLDAEFEAGKEIGIGKASLRKIIETLRNVYLGNVGFEYTYIRDREMMEWIKTKAETTFLTHTPTENEKKRILSKLNEAVVFENFLHTKYLGQKRFSLEGGETTIPALDGIITHASEHGTQEVMIGMAHRGRLNVLANIMGKTYEQIFNEFEGTAEPELAHGDGDVKYHLGYSSEITTASGNKVNVKLSPNPSHLEAVDPVVEGFVRAKADRQYENDYDKVLPILIHGDAALAGQGVVYEVAQMSQLDGYHTGGTIHFIINNQVGFTTDFDDARSSIYSSDVAKVIDSPVLHVNGDDPEAVLYCVKLAVEFRQKFHKDIFIDMVCYRRHGHNESDEPKFTQPSLYNIISKHPNPREVYNKKLIERGDVDAKLAQNMDKEFRGLLQDRLNMVKQNPLPYEYQPLELEWKDMRKSKPEDFDQSPETGIQQEAIDKIAKALTTLPKGFKPIKQIEKQFKLRKDMFFKQKQLNWAAAELMAYGSILLENKIVRIAGQDTERGTFSHRHAVIHDAESNEPYTNLNHIDKEQEQFRIYNSLLSEYGALGFEFGYAMANPNALVIWEAQFGDFANGAQVMIDQFITTSETKWRRMSGVVLLLPHGYEGQGPEHSNARPERFLQLSADYNIIVANITEPSNFFHALRRQLAWPFRKPLVVMSPKSLLRHPKVVSPVEEFTSGRFQEVLPDKVASPQKSVKKVLLCSGKIYYDLAEKREKDKRKDVAIIRIEQLHPFPEKQVTKELMKYKEAKIYWVQEEPENMGYWTYILRTYRQVEMEIISRKAAASPATGYGKMHAKEQEEILNKAFA